Genomic window (Rhizobium acidisoli):
CGATTGCCGAGCGCGACGGCGTTCTCTCGATCGGCTACGGCTATCCGAACCTGCTGATGAGCGAGAGCTACAATTCTCCCGCCTCGCCCTATTGGGCGCTGAAATTCTTCCTGCCGCTCGCGCTTCCAGAGGATCATCCCTTCTGGACTGCCGAAGAGGCGCCGCAGCCGGCATTCCCCGAGCCGGTGTCGTTGAAGCCGGCAGGCATGGTTGCCATGCACACGCAGGGAAATGTCGTCGTGTTTTCCTCCGGCCAGCAGCACGACAAGATGCGCGGCGCCAACGAGAAATATTCGAAATTCGTCTATTCCACCCGATACGCCTTCAATATCGAGGCCGACGACCGGAATTTTGCAGCCGCAGGCTTCGACGGCATGCTCGGCCTCTCCGACGACGGCATTCACTTCCGCATGCGCGAAAGCCTCGAGGAGGCGCTGATAGCAGGCGACCGGCTCTATTCGCGCTGGCGCCCCTGGAACGATGTCGCCATCGAGACCTGGCTCATTCCCGCAAACCCCTGGCACATCCGGATTCACCGCATCGCCACGCCGCGGGCGCTCAGCACCATCGAGGGCGGTTTTGCGATCGAACGCGCCGATTTCAATGCCGATCGATCCGAGCAGGGCGAAGGCCGGGCCGTCTGGTACGGACAGACGGATGTCAGCGCGATCGTCGATCTGTCGTCCAGTCCGAGAACCGGCCATGCGATGAGCCCGATCCCGAACACCAACCTCATTCACGCCAAGACCCTGCTGCCGCAGCTGCGCGGCGAAATCGGCGCGGGGACCACTGTGCTCGTCACCGCGGCAATGGCGCTTCCCAGCGGGCAGGATTGGGCTGCGGCGCTGGGCAATCTCCCGGTCCGTCCGAATCTTGACGAACTGGAGCGTCAGTTCGGTGAGGACGGCGTGCGTGTGCCGGCCTTTGATCTTCAGTCTTAGAGCGGTTCAGCCGAACCGCTCTAAGCTTTTGTTTAAACGCAATTCCGGACGGAAAACCGCTTCGCACTTTTCCTGGAATTGCTCTAGCTCGGGATCGGGGCGCCCTTCGCGGCTCATTGCGGCGGG
Coding sequences:
- a CDS encoding DUF2264 domain-containing protein, whose amino-acid sequence is MIYDPTRANPLCGNPLKTRDDLTKAAIDLFEPLLPYFSDGAARVRLGATGAIFDRAAADLEGFARPLWGIVPLAAGGGHFPHWDLYRRGLANGTNPDHPEYWGDLADRNQRLVELAAVGFALALVPEHIWEPLSESQKKTIAAYLVAARELEFIDNNWKFFRVLIDLGLERVGIPFDHGKTVAYLDEVEAFDLGEGWYRDGPVRRVDHYIPFAMHFYGLIYAVLANGDEARKERFRGRAEIFASDIRHWFGPDGAALAFGRSQTYRFAAGGFWGALAFAGVEALPSAEIKGYYMRHIRWWSAMPIAERDGVLSIGYGYPNLLMSESYNSPASPYWALKFFLPLALPEDHPFWTAEEAPQPAFPEPVSLKPAGMVAMHTQGNVVVFSSGQQHDKMRGANEKYSKFVYSTRYAFNIEADDRNFAAAGFDGMLGLSDDGIHFRMRESLEEALIAGDRLYSRWRPWNDVAIETWLIPANPWHIRIHRIATPRALSTIEGGFAIERADFNADRSEQGEGRAVWYGQTDVSAIVDLSSSPRTGHAMSPIPNTNLIHAKTLLPQLRGEIGAGTTVLVTAAMALPSGQDWAAALGNLPVRPNLDELERQFGEDGVRVPAFDLQS